TGGAATACCAAGAAGTCTTTCATATTCAATTCTTCAACCAGCGTTCGCGGCACAGATAGAAAGACTCAACGCAGTGTGCTGGAATCACAGTGGACCTCTTCTCACTATTCAGAATTTTACATGTTTTTAGTGAGCAACAGTCCAGTTTGGCTGTTCCCCATTGTTCACCACCAAACCTTGTTAGGGACACATTTTTAGAATTATGTGACTCCGATGCAGGCATTGTTcgtcgaaacatggccatgtcgagccTTTTTATCTGTGTCACAAACATTGGTTGACGAATGGAAAATTAAAGACTTCTTGGATTTCCAATTGAATCGCCTTCACTTTACCTCGCTGTTTTACCCTGTTGTTGTTTGCATGGGGACATCATTCTTCTACACACCGTCTCCTGTTCTTCACACATTACCCCACGCTGTAAGTCTCCCATGTCTGCCATAGCATCATCTAATGTCTTTTCTTGGGGTCATTCTTCTAGGTTGACCGTTTCATGGAAGAATACTGATTACTATCTTTAGATCCAATATTTCAGTAAAATCTGTTGCTAATTATGCCCTAATGCTTTTCCACAGTAAAACGAAGTTCATGTCTATATTTGTCAGTCATTGGACACCTCATTCTATAAATTCTGAGTATATGAACAATTAAATAATGCAACTGTGCACATAATATTTGCTATCCACTTTTGCTCATATGTCGTATCTTATTAATTTGTCTCTCtgctttttaaattaaatttaggtTGAGCCTCTAAATACCGATGTTGTTCTGAACAAGAAAACTACAGCAATACAAGAGGAGAAACCATCAGCCTGTGGTCCCAGTGAGCAGCAAGATGCGAGGAACCAGAAGTCCTGTGTGGAAGCATCAGGGACTGAAGTTACAGTCGTGAGGGACTATGAGGCCAAAATTTGTTTCTTAGAAAATCAGAACACGGAGCTTATGGAGAAACTTAAAAAAGTATCCCGAAAGAGAGCTACAGGCTCCACGGAGGACTTCCAGAAAGTTAGCAATCTGCTGGACAGTTTGGCAGCTAGTgagaagagagagattgagaccaGGAGGATGAACTTAGATCTCCAAACTCAGATCGATAAACTGACCCTGGACCTGCAGAGCAGCCTCAGAGCTGAACAGATGTTAAGCACTTCCCTGGGCAGGCATAAACAGAATTACGCTGAGGAAAGGGACAGACTTCAGCGAGAACTGGAAAGCGCACAAGGAAGGTATGATGAGCAGCTCAGGGTTCAATCAGAGCAAATCTCTGAGCTCCTGGAGACCAACAAATTTCTGAGAAAGACTCTAGAAGAGCTGGATGTTTTGGTAAATGAGCTCAGACAACATCTAGCCAGTAAGGAAGAGGAAATTAGTCAACTGACAGAAAATCACGCTGAAGAGAAAGTGTATTTAGCAGAGGTTCATGCGAAGAAGCTTTCAGAAGCAGATGGACAACAGGGAGACAACTTGGCACGGTTTGAAAAGGAGCAGCAGGCCACGATGGAAGAGCTGAACGAAGTCAAAGCAAAGCTTGAGTTTAAAGACCTAGAACTAAATGAAATGATCAGTGAGCATCAGGTGACCATCCGGGAGTCAGCTGGGCTAGCAAAGTCTCTGCAGGAGCTGGAGGAAAGGTTCGGTCTTCAAGAAGTGGAAAGGAAAAAGTGTCTGTTAGAGAGTGAGACATATCAGCTTCAGTCCCAAGAGCTGCAGGCCCAGTGCCAGATGCTTCGACAACagttgagggaaagggaagacaaGGCAGAGGAGAAAGACAGAAGCATAATGTCTCTACAGTTAGAGGTCTCCATGTTGCAGGCATCGGAAAAACACTGGAAAGAGCAAAGCTGGGGCTCCCTGCTTAGTGCAGATGGAAAAGAAGCAGAACCCTGGGAAGAGAAAAAGATTCTGGAGGAAAGGATCAGGCTTATACAGCTGCAAAATGGAAAGATAGCCCAGAAGCTAGCAAACTCTCTTTTAGAGAAAGAGACCCTGGATGAAAAGAACAATACACTTTCTGAATCTTTAGAGTCGCGAGAACAAAGCCTTCAATCTGTTGAGCTGGAACTAAGGGATCTCAATAAGCAACTTCTTGTGTGTCAGGAACAAACCGGGTCGCTCAAAAATGCTCTAGCACAGAAGGAACAGACCCTGCAGGACAAAGAGAAGGATATCAGAGCTTTGAAGAAAGAGGTAGAAGACACATCAGTGAAACTAAGGAAGGCATTGTCTGAAAAATCAGTCATGGATACAAAGTTAGCTGAGATTATGGCGACAACTGTAACCCTGGCTAATGAAAAGTCTCAAGCATCTGCAGAAAGACTGAAGCTGGAGGAGACTTTGTGTGAAGTGAAAAGGCGGCTGTCGGCTTCTGAGGAGCAAAGGCAAAAGACGGAAGATGAGGTACATAGGGCACTGCAGGAAGAAGAGCATCTCAGGCAGGTACTGCAACAGATCTCAGGGGAGAAAGAGACTCTTGCAGGAGAACGGCAGACCACAGTGGCTGAGCTCAAAGGAAAGACTCAGGAAATTGCAAAACTTGGACATGAACTAGAGCAATTGCAGACCTCCATGAAAAATGAGACGATGGCACTGAGTGAACAACTGGCCATCATTCAGTCTGAGAGAGATGCCCTGTTCCAGCAAAAGAAAGAACTAGAATATGCAAATTTGGCTCAGAGTGAGGAGCGTGTCCAATTAAAATACCAAATGAAAAACCTGGAGCTGGAGAAGCTGAGAGCTGAGCAAACCAGCACTGAACTGGAGGTGACCAGAGAGCAGCTTTCTACCAGTCAATCAGAGAAAGAGGCCTTGGAGAAGAAGCTTGCCAAGGTGATGATGGAGTTAAGTCAGAAAGCAGAGAACAGTCATAGTACTGAACTTGAGAACCTTCGGAAAGCCAAAGAGGACCAAGATCTGAGGATGAAGAACCTTGAGGAGGAAAAGCAAATGCTACAGAGCAGACTACAAACTGCAGAGATGCAACTGATGGACTTGGCAGGTTTGGAAGAGAAACAGCAGAAAGTAGCTGAAAAACTGAAAGAGGTGGGTGCTTTACTATTAAAAGTAATCTCACTCTGCTTTGTGTTGCTGGTCTGATGAGATCTATTGGGGCAAAATGTACCCTGGCCAAGAGCAGAACCAGCCTTCCTCTGGTCTTCAGGCACTAGCTAAACCAGTTGACCAAAAGAATCATTTCTTCAAAAAGAAGTGGTATATCAGAACTGAAGAAAGCACTAGATAAGCCCATGGAAGCAAGAATCACATCTCTAATTAGAAAGGATCTATGGCAGTGCCAAGACCAGTTTTTATCTATTCCTGGGGCAGATATTCAAAATTTAGCCCTCTCTTCTATGACTTATCAGCACAATGCCATCTCCAATGGTGGCAGTCTGAACACTCTCCCTTTGGTAGTAGCTCCAGCACAGCACCCTCTTCCTTTTATCCCTCACCCcttactttgcatttcttctttctctccctccccttctccttcctCTGGGCCTCCCACTTTGTCTTCTCCTAAAGCTTTCCTAAAACcccttttttctctccctctgcaGCCTCTTTCTCCCCAAATACACCTTGCCATGCATCATGCCTTCTCTCCCCCTTAATTTATGTCCTGCATCCCCCTATTTTTCTCATCCACTTCTTGTCTCCTCCTTACCCAATACCCATcaacaactctctctctctccaacagTAGCCATCCCTTCCCCTACAGTCCTCTGCAAATCAATAGCAGCCCCCTCTCTTACTCTTTAACCTTGTGCCCAACATCTGAAGCCCCCTCTATTCCTGCTAATTACTATGTTGGAGGCATCATCCTTGCTTGCTTCCTCCTACCCCTACGTTCCAGCACTGGTCTATGATAGTACAACAGGAAGAGGCATAGAACAGACCACATGGCCTTTGCGGTCACTGCCTGAAttctgttttctctttatttgtaAAAGTGAGCAATCCTACTGTCGTATTGCAGTTGTGTCCCTTCGTCTTATGACTTACTGGCTGAGGTTCATCTCTACTGCAGACATAAGCAACCCAGGTTTGAGTTTTTGCTCAAACCTGGCAGAAGCGGTGTTCCTGATGTTCaagggaagggcattccaggtattacACAACACTGAGTTGCAGTTTCACCAGAGGAAGGTGATCGCCATGGGACAGCTGAATTTGGGAGACGGAAAGAAACTGTGGAAGCCAGGAAGGCAGGTTCACTGTATACCAGACATTTGTGCATTGGGTTCTATACAGTTTCCcttgccaaatcaaaagacgcctCTCTCAGCCTTTCATCCTTGACCTCTTTTGAGTGGGACAGGACTGGATGGATTAGTGGAGATTATTTTTAtaactttattatttattgctcCAAATGCACTTATCATAGACATGACATAAATCACAGGTTGTTCCACCATAACGACTATACCTATAAACAACTGAGGTCCTTACTCCAGCGGGTCTCCTAATATTTGCCGTACCCCTCTCTCCCCTGAGGGTACCCTCCATCTGCATTTAAATAAGGTGTTCAGACCACCTCTTACCCTAGGCTAAATAGTGGTCTGCGATGGCTTCTGTAGTATAAAAGTTGCAAATCCCAAGAACGATGCTAACTTTGCCTGCTCCTCCTCCCCAGCATTGATCTTCTCGTTCCCTGAGCTTTTCCACTCACTCCCCAACCCGGAGCACCAGTGATTTATCAGTTATGCCATGTCCATCTTCCAGGGCACTGCTATCTCGCACCATGCAGTGATCATTCCCATAATTACCGCTCTTTTTACCCCTCAATATATTCTTTGGAATCAAGCCagacaaggagagacttgccgacctgaacatgtataccttggaggaaaggagaaacaggtgtgaCATgaaacagatgttcaaatatttgaaaggtattaatccgcaaacgaaccttttccggagacgggaaggccgtagaactagaggacatgaattgaggttgaaggggggcagactcaggactaaagtcaggaagtattttgttcacggaaagggtggtgtatatgtggaatgccctcccccaggaagtggtggagatgaaaacggcaatggaattcaaacacgcatgggcttttgacagcccaggtctgtcaaacaagtgtgggagggttgcgttcaggcacaatcctcctgcacttctaccccatgatcagagagaattgtgtgcttaaatttgcatgcaattatctctgatcgtaggtgcagtaaagccccgcgctgttccagcgctatttttagagcgctgtttggaacagcgtggggcttttgatcatttgTCCATAGGGTAGACAAACAATTCAAGCTCAGCTGAGAAAAAGAGAAGGTCCCTTAGTGAAGGTTATACACTAAGCAGGGGGTGGCTGC
The genomic region above belongs to Microcaecilia unicolor chromosome 7, aMicUni1.1, whole genome shotgun sequence and contains:
- the RUFY4 gene encoding RUN and FYVE domain-containing protein 4, yielding MAGDGELSPVIKDLKNTIAELHREYKDKSLPVTDGSPQLHRLCARLEQLLQFDQKEKRSLTGYRKDYWDFLCHILSKMKGGHEGITFVSSQPQLKTPIGKGRSFIRYCLVHQQLAEALQICFMETKKVSEWYYSRNPFLKEDLHLAIFNHLYELNGVTFNLALKRTDLDSAWPMGTGDLYKQSKQNLLNHEGENKNSEVEPLNTDVVLNKKTTAIQEEKPSACGPSEQQDARNQKSCVEASGTEVTVVRDYEAKICFLENQNTELMEKLKKVSRKRATGSTEDFQKVSNLLDSLAASEKREIETRRMNLDLQTQIDKLTLDLQSSLRAEQMLSTSLGRHKQNYAEERDRLQRELESAQGRYDEQLRVQSEQISELLETNKFLRKTLEELDVLVNELRQHLASKEEEISQLTENHAEEKVYLAEVHAKKLSEADGQQGDNLARFEKEQQATMEELNEVKAKLEFKDLELNEMISEHQVTIRESAGLAKSLQELEERFGLQEVERKKCLLESETYQLQSQELQAQCQMLRQQLREREDKAEEKDRSIMSLQLEVSMLQASEKHWKEQSWGSLLSADGKEAEPWEEKKILEERIRLIQLQNGKIAQKLANSLLEKETLDEKNNTLSESLESREQSLQSVELELRDLNKQLLVCQEQTGSLKNALAQKEQTLQDKEKDIRALKKEVEDTSVKLRKALSEKSVMDTKLAEIMATTVTLANEKSQASAERLKLEETLCEVKRRLSASEEQRQKTEDEVHRALQEEEHLRQVLQQISGEKETLAGERQTTVAELKGKTQEIAKLGHELEQLQTSMKNETMALSEQLAIIQSERDALFQQKKELEYANLAQSEERVQLKYQMKNLELEKLRAEQTSTELEVTREQLSTSQSEKEALEKKLAKVMMELSQKAENSHSTELENLRKAKEDQDLRMKNLEEEKQMLQSRLQTAEMQLMDLAGLEEKQQKVAEKLKEKLNDQLEKVKAESQSKGQILTAKESEMTELVEELKRAKLDCEHCRNLLEKTELEAKEREGKYLERITEQNDLITSLKSRVLDLVREKDAMWKKTEGIESLQRNPASHDPSQCVSCGKDFKPFTRKLQCRLCRNTMCQACSVKSGKKELCCIPCYQKGTLQVT